ATAATCGCTAAAACGAATGCAGCAATCATCGTGCCAGAAAATGCTCCGTCACGTGACTCAGCCGTACTCCAGTAAACCATCGTAATAACCATAAAACCAACGACCAACTGACTAAAGAAATCGCGCCAGTTAACAAAATGGAATTGCTTATTCTCTATATGAAGCATAGTCGCTTCATCTTTTTCATAGTTAGTAATAAAGGTTTTCTCACGACCGCTAAATTTCCAGTCACTAATTCCAAAAACAGCATCCGTAAACTTTTGATAAAGACCATTTCGTCCTTGTTTTAAATAAGCATTTTTCCCGCGAGCATATAAAAGGGAAAGCCATGGTAAAACAAGTACCAACATCCCAATTAAGAAAACAAATAGTATCGCAAATGGTACCGAAAATATACCTAGTGCGATTACAACCCCTGCATAAAGGACTAAACTTACAATTGCCGGTAGCATCGTTGTGAGGTAGAAGTTTTGCAAATGCTCAATGTCTCCAGCAAGCAGTCCGAGGATATCGCCCGTTTTATAGCGCGATTTCAGTAACAAAGCTTGCGGCTCTAGTAAGCGGTATAAACGTACCCGCATTTTTTCTAGAATTCGCAGTACTAGAGAATGGCTCATAAGTCGTTCTACGTAGCGTGATACAGAACGCATAATTCCGAATGCGCGCACACCAACTGTTGCAACATATACTGCCATTATTGATTCTGGCATTAAGGACGATTTAGAAATTAAATGACCTGATGTAAACATTAGCGCCCCAGCAGAAGCAAAAGTAAGCGTTCCGAGGAAGATAACAAGTAAGAACAAGCCGCGGTTTTCTTTTATATATGGGATAATCCAGCTACTTTTCCGCATTATACTTCCTCCAATTGGGCTTTAACTAAATCGTAATAGAAACCTTTTTTCTCAAGTAGTTCGTCGTGTGTTCCTGTCTCAACCACAGCCCCGTGGTCGAGAACGATTATCCGGTCCATTTCAAGCATCCAGTGCAAGCGATGTGTTGCAAAAAAGACCAGTCGATTTTCAAATAAATCTAGCATCGGCTTTTTAAGTTCGTATTCTGTTTCAATATCTAAATGGGCAGTTGGTTCGTCCATTAGTACAACCGGACGATCAGTTAAGAATGCCCTCGCAAGTGCCACGCGCTGTTCTTGTCCGCCGCTCAGCATCCTACCCGATTCTCCGACAAGCGTTTCGTATCCATTTTCAAGTCCGGCAACCAACTGATTTAAACCTGCTGATTCCGCCGCTTTTTCTATTTCTTCTTCTGTAGCATTGGGATGGTAAAACCGGATATTTCCAGCAATTGTATCATGAAAAAGATACGGGTGTTGCGGAATATAAGTTACTTGTGTTTGCCAGTCCGCCGATGAGAGTGTGTCACCTACTTTACCATCACAGCGAAATTCACCAGAAGTAGGGTTTAAAAAGCCACTTAATACATCTATCAGCGTTGATTTTCCAGCACCAGTTGCACCAATAATCCCGATTTTCTCAAAACCGTTTACTGTAAAACTTGCTTCATGTAGTGACTCTGCATCACCATCGCCATGCTTTACTGTAATATTTTCAAATGAGAAATTCGTATTTCCATCAAAAGTCGTTAGTGAAAGAGCACTGTCTTCATGTTTTTCATTCTTAGCACGATCAATGATACCTTGGATAACTCTTCCTGCCTCTTGTCCGTCAAGTGTCGCGTGGTAATCCGAACCAACTTCACGCACTGGCAAAAAATACTCTGGCGCAAGAATCAGCACACTTAAGGCAATTGGCAGGTTCATATTGCCATCAATCAATCCCAGTCCAAGGAATAACGCCACAAGAGCAATCGAAAGCATCGTGAAGAAATCCATCGCAAATGACGACATAAACGCAACACGCAAGGTTTTCATCGTCGCTTTCCGGTAACGCGAACTAACTGAAGCAATTTTCCCTTCATGTCCATGGCTTAACCCCAAGTATTTCAACGTTTCCAAGCCTTTTAGCGAGTCGACAAAATGATTCGAAAGCACGCGATACGTTTCAAATTGCGAATCGGCTTGTTTCTTTGCAGCTAGCCCTAAAATAATCATAAATACAATTAAAATTGGCAAAGTAATCATCAAAATAAAGGCCGATGTCCAGTCTTGAAATGCGATATAAATCCAAATCATTGCCGGAATAATTGCCATGTTCATCATTTTCGGTAAAAACAGCTCCAAATAATTCCGAAAATCTGCTACACCTTCCATCACCATCGTTACAACTTTCCCAGTTCCTTCCGCACGTGCAAAACGTGGACCAAGCGCAAACAAACTATCCAGCAGCTCTTCCCGCATCGTTTTCGCTAAGTTAGAAGCATAACGGTAAACGATTTGTTTTTTCCATACATTCAAAAAGTGACGCAAGAAATAGGCCCCTGCGAAGAGACCTATTTGTAATGTGACTGATTGAAACGCGTGCTCATGAAATAAATCCGTAATTGCACGAGCAAGTGTTATTGCCATCACGATAATCGCAGCACCTTGAATAAGCGTGAAAACTGCGAGTATCGCCATTATTTTTTTAATTCCTTTGTAGTTCCTTAAATCTTTTCCCATTAATACGTCATTTTCTCCTTACTAGAAACGCGCTTACGGAAAACATAGTAGCTCCAAATTTGGTAACCAAGCACGAACGGCAAGAGTGTAACGGCAACAATGGTCATCACACTTAGCGAATATTGCCCGGAAGCAGCATTTTCTATTGTTAAATCAAACGCACTGTTAATAGAACTGATCATCACGCGTGGGAAAAGTGCCACGAAAATCGAACCAATCGTGAAGACAATTCCAAGTCCACCGAATGTAAATGCTAAAATATCGCGACCTTTCCAGATGAATAAAGCAGATAATACGTACATTACCACTACTATCCCAATCATCAGTGGAACAAGAACAGGTCTAACTTGGAACATATCTGTATTGAAGTAAGCAAGTACAACAAAGATTAATAATACTGGTACCGTAATAAACCAAACCCGTTTCGCCATACGACGAGCACGGTCTTGAATATCATCTTCTGTACGTAATGTAATAAATAGTAATCCGTGAAGCAGACACATTAACGTAATCGTTAGTCCGCCCCAAACAGAAAATACAGTTATATAATCAAAGAATCCGGCATACATATCCATATCACTATTAATTGGCATACCTTGAATCAAACTAGCAAATAGTACTCCAAATAGGAATGGCGGCAAAATACTACCGAAGAAAATAACCCAATCCCACGTTTTTACCCAAAGAGCAGAATCTTTTTGACCACGGAATTCAAAAGAAACACCACGGCCGATTAAGGCAAGTAATAAGAACACTAGCGGAATATAATATCCACTAAACATCGTTGCATACCAGTTAGGGAAAGCCGCAAAAATCGCGCCCCCAGCTGTTAGTAACCAAACTTCATTTGCATCCCAGAACGGCCCAATCGTATTTACGAGTACGCGACGTTCTAGAGCATTTCTAGCCATAAAGCGTGTAGACATCCCTACACCAAAGTCAAAACCTTCAAGGAAGAAGAATCCAATGAACAAGATGGCGATTAATAAAAACCATAACTCATTTAGTGACAATGCTAGCATCCCCCTTATCAAACGGATCTACGGAAACTTCTTCTTTTTCTGGTTTGTGTCCGTCTGGTCCTTTTTTAATTTCACGAATAAACAAGTAAACCAAGAGAATTGCTAAAATCGTATAGATTGTGGAGAACGCAATTATCGAGAATAAAATTTGTCCGGATGATACGTTTGGCGATACTGCATCAGTCGTTTTCATGTAACCGAAAACTACCCATGGTTGCCGCCCAATTTCTGTCATAATCCAACCCATTGAGTTCGCGAGGAACGGGAAGCCAATCATTGGAATCATTAAACGTAAATACCATTTTGCATTAACGAGTTTTTTCTTCCAAGCAAGTACGATACCAATTAGCGCGAACATAATCATTAGCATACCGGCGCCAACCATAATGCGGAAACTCCAAAATGCTGTTTTTACTGGTGGAATGTAATCACCCTCACCATATTTTTCTTCATATTCTTTTTGTAGCGTGTTCATACCTTCTACGCTACCACTTAATGTTCCGTAAGATAAGAAACTTAGCGCATACGGGACGTTGAGTTCCCAGTCGTTTTTCTTATTCTCTGGATCAATTTTGGCGAGCATCGTCCACGGAGCTGGGTCAGCTGTATCTTCCCAAATCCCTTCTGTTGCTGCCATTTTCATTGGTTGTGTTTTAACCAAGTATTGTGCTTGTGAGTGTCCACTAAACGCAACACCAAAGCCACCAATAACGGCCATTACCATTGCAATTTGGAATGATCGTTTAAAAAAGGCGACATCTTGTTTTTTGAGCATCTTATACGCACTGACACCGGCGATGAAAAAGGCCCCAGTGGCAAAAGCCCCGAATATAACGTGCGGAAACTCCACTAGTAGTTGTCCGTTAGTAATTAGTTGTAAAAAGTCATTCATTTCTGCACGACCGTTTTTAAATTCAAAACCAACCGGATGTTGCATAAATGAGTTTGCTGCTAAAATCCAGAAACTAGACATGATTGTTCCGATTGAAACCAGCCAAATACATGCTAAATGTAATTTTTTTCCTAGTTTATCCCAACCGAAAATCCATAGCCCAATAAAAGTAGATTCCATAAAGAATGCAAGCAGCGCTTCAATCGCAAGTGGCGCCCCGAATACATCCCCAACAAATCTAGAGTAATCTGACCAGTTCATCCCAAACTGGAATTCTTGAATAATCCCGGTTACAACACCGACAGCAAAGTTAATGAGGAATATGTGTCCCCAAAACTTCGACATTTTTTTGTAAATTTCTTTCCCCTTCACGACATACAACGTTTCCATAAGAGCAACCATAAATACAAGTCCAATTGAAAGTGGTACAAATAAGAAATGGAAAATCGTTGTTGATGCGAATTGAAAACGGGCTAAAAATAGTTTATCCACCCTTTTCTCCTCCTTTTATGCTAAATGTTACTAGTTTTGCTCCTCATTTCGCATCTTTCTTAAAAACCTTGTGAAAAATCGCCCAAAGCGACGTGTTCAGTTGCTCTGTTATTCACAAAACATAGCAATATAATATGTATTCTTGGCTTTCACAGATTTAGGAACTAGTTAAGAAAGATTTTTATTTTATAATAAGTTCTATCTGGAGTATATTTTATCCTATTTTGAGACAAATTTATTTAGTACTTTCGATGTTATTTTCGCGCGGCAATTTTGTGATGAATTTCTCAATTGTTATGAGGCTGTAAATGTTGATAAAGCTTATTGCTTTTTATTTCACAAACAAGTATTCAAAATTGCGTTTCTACATAATGAGTATTAAGACCTATCTATTTTCTTCCTTTTTCGTAATTCTTGGAAAAAACTTTTTAACATCTCGCTACTTTCGGCTTCCATTAATCCCGATTCCACTTCACAAGTATGGT
The nucleotide sequence above comes from Listeria ivanovii subsp. londoniensis. Encoded proteins:
- the cydD gene encoding thiol reductant ABC exporter subunit CydD, which gives rise to MGKDLRNYKGIKKIMAILAVFTLIQGAAIIVMAITLARAITDLFHEHAFQSVTLQIGLFAGAYFLRHFLNVWKKQIVYRYASNLAKTMREELLDSLFALGPRFARAEGTGKVVTMVMEGVADFRNYLELFLPKMMNMAIIPAMIWIYIAFQDWTSAFILMITLPILIVFMIILGLAAKKQADSQFETYRVLSNHFVDSLKGLETLKYLGLSHGHEGKIASVSSRYRKATMKTLRVAFMSSFAMDFFTMLSIALVALFLGLGLIDGNMNLPIALSVLILAPEYFLPVREVGSDYHATLDGQEAGRVIQGIIDRAKNEKHEDSALSLTTFDGNTNFSFENITVKHGDGDAESLHEASFTVNGFEKIGIIGATGAGKSTLIDVLSGFLNPTSGEFRCDGKVGDTLSSADWQTQVTYIPQHPYLFHDTIAGNIRFYHPNATEEEIEKAAESAGLNQLVAGLENGYETLVGESGRMLSGGQEQRVALARAFLTDRPVVLMDEPTAHLDIETEYELKKPMLDLFENRLVFFATHRLHWMLEMDRIIVLDHGAVVETGTHDELLEKKGFYYDLVKAQLEEV
- the cydB gene encoding cytochrome d ubiquinol oxidase subunit II, with amino-acid sequence MSLNELWFLLIAILFIGFFFLEGFDFGVGMSTRFMARNALERRVLVNTIGPFWDANEVWLLTAGGAIFAAFPNWYATMFSGYYIPLVFLLLALIGRGVSFEFRGQKDSALWVKTWDWVIFFGSILPPFLFGVLFASLIQGMPINSDMDMYAGFFDYITVFSVWGGLTITLMCLLHGLLFITLRTEDDIQDRARRMAKRVWFITVPVLLIFVVLAYFNTDMFQVRPVLVPLMIGIVVVMYVLSALFIWKGRDILAFTFGGLGIVFTIGSIFVALFPRVMISSINSAFDLTIENAASGQYSLSVMTIVAVTLLPFVLGYQIWSYYVFRKRVSSKEKMTY
- a CDS encoding cytochrome ubiquinol oxidase subunit I — translated: MDKLFLARFQFASTTIFHFLFVPLSIGLVFMVALMETLYVVKGKEIYKKMSKFWGHIFLINFAVGVVTGIIQEFQFGMNWSDYSRFVGDVFGAPLAIEALLAFFMESTFIGLWIFGWDKLGKKLHLACIWLVSIGTIMSSFWILAANSFMQHPVGFEFKNGRAEMNDFLQLITNGQLLVEFPHVIFGAFATGAFFIAGVSAYKMLKKQDVAFFKRSFQIAMVMAVIGGFGVAFSGHSQAQYLVKTQPMKMAATEGIWEDTADPAPWTMLAKIDPENKKNDWELNVPYALSFLSYGTLSGSVEGMNTLQKEYEEKYGEGDYIPPVKTAFWSFRIMVGAGMLMIMFALIGIVLAWKKKLVNAKWYLRLMIPMIGFPFLANSMGWIMTEIGRQPWVVFGYMKTTDAVSPNVSSGQILFSIIAFSTIYTILAILLVYLFIREIKKGPDGHKPEKEEVSVDPFDKGDASIVTK